One part of the Cellvibrionales bacterium genome encodes these proteins:
- a CDS encoding Fic family protein has translation MTPALAWKPDQPWNNLPPLPPIGELETKIVLKQCVIARTALAELKQAAELIPNQTMLINIIPLLEAQDSSEIENIVTTTDHLFQFAQADQHADASTKEALRYRTALYNGYQSLRHRPLCTATAVEVCRTIKASDIDIRKIPGTALANDKDGRVIYTPPEGEAALRDLLANWERFLHNERDLDPLVRMAVGHYQFEAIHPFSDGNGRTGRILNILFLIQEELLSLPILYLSRYIIGNKTDYYRLLLEVTSQAAWEPWLLYMLKAVAETARWTVNKIAAIRALADHTSEYVREKLPKIYSRELVDIIFEQPYCRIGNLVERDIVQRQSASRYLKELVAIGVLTEMSAGKEKLFVHPKLMQLLTRDGNDFARYPVNLH, from the coding sequence ATGACACCGGCGCTCGCATGGAAGCCCGATCAACCTTGGAATAACTTGCCTCCGCTGCCACCCATAGGCGAGCTGGAGACAAAAATCGTTTTAAAACAGTGTGTTATAGCAAGGACGGCATTGGCAGAGTTGAAGCAAGCTGCCGAACTGATTCCCAATCAAACAATGTTGATTAACATCATCCCCCTGTTGGAAGCGCAGGACAGCTCTGAAATTGAAAACATTGTGACCACGACGGATCACCTGTTTCAGTTTGCTCAAGCCGACCAGCACGCAGATGCCAGTACCAAAGAAGCGCTTAGGTACAGAACGGCGCTGTACAACGGTTATCAGTCGTTACGCCACCGCCCGCTCTGTACAGCGACAGCCGTCGAGGTGTGCCGTACGATCAAAGCGAGCGATATTGATATTCGCAAAATACCCGGTACGGCGTTAGCGAACGACAAAGATGGCCGCGTCATTTATACCCCGCCCGAAGGAGAGGCGGCACTGAGGGATTTACTCGCCAACTGGGAACGATTTTTACACAACGAGCGCGACCTTGATCCGCTGGTGCGTATGGCGGTCGGCCATTATCAGTTTGAGGCTATCCACCCCTTCAGTGATGGCAATGGTCGCACAGGGCGCATACTCAATATTCTGTTTCTGATTCAAGAAGAACTGCTCTCGTTGCCGATTCTTTACCTGAGTCGCTACATCATTGGCAATAAAACGGATTACTACCGTTTGTTGCTAGAAGTCACCAGTCAAGCTGCTTGGGAGCCGTGGTTGCTCTATATGCTGAAAGCGGTAGCAGAAACCGCGCGTTGGACAGTCAATAAAATTGCAGCTATTCGCGCACTAGCTGACCATACCAGTGAATATGTGCGCGAAAAATTGCCTAAAATTTACAGTCGTGAGTTGGTGGATATTATTTTCGAGCAACCGTACTGCCGCATTGGTAATTTGGTTGAGCGCGACATTGTTCAGCGGCAATCCGCTTCGCGTTATTTGAAAGAATTGGTTGCCATTGGCGTGCTGACTGAAATGAGCGCCGGCAAAGAAAAACTATTTGTTCATCCTAAATTAATGCAGTTGTTGACTCGCGATGGCAATGATTTTGCTCGATATCCTGTCAATCTACACTGA
- a CDS encoding catalase — protein MKNDDSKKCPVTHLTTNFGAPVPNNRDSLNAGARGPLLAQDVWLNEKLANFVREVIPERRMHAKGSGAFGTFTVTKDITKYTRAKLFEKIGKKTEMFARFTTVAGERGAADAERDIRGFALKFYTEEGNWDMVGNNTPVFFIRDPRQFPDLNKAVKRDPKTNLRSATHNWDYWTLLPEALHQITIVMSDRGIPASYRHMHGFGSHTYSFWNAKNERFWVKFHFKTQQGIKNLNDAESEAMIGKDRESHQRDLYEAIARGNFPKWTMFVQVMPEQDAEKVPYHPFDLTKVWPHGDYPLIEVGEFELNKNPENFFADVEQSAFAPSNLVPGIGVSPDRMLQARLFNYADAQRYRLGVNHQQIPVNAARCPVHSNHRDGTGRADGNYGGTLHYEPNSFGQWQAQAEFAEPPLKINGDAQHWSFHNDDSNYFEQPRKLFQLMSAAQKEVLFGNTARGMGDAAEFVKFRHIRNCHAADPAYAAGVAKALGVDLQKHWLRKKTIRCMAILWSHCRFEQNRRATAVQ, from the coding sequence ATGAAAAATGACGACAGTAAAAAATGCCCCGTTACCCATCTCACTACTAATTTTGGCGCGCCGGTGCCGAATAATCGCGACAGCCTCAACGCCGGTGCGCGCGGTCCACTGCTGGCGCAAGATGTGTGGTTGAACGAAAAACTCGCCAATTTTGTGCGCGAAGTGATACCTGAGCGCCGCATGCACGCCAAAGGCTCAGGTGCGTTTGGCACCTTTACGGTGACCAAAGACATCACAAAATACACGCGCGCCAAATTGTTTGAAAAAATTGGCAAAAAAACGGAAATGTTTGCTCGCTTTACCACGGTGGCTGGCGAGCGCGGCGCGGCCGATGCCGAGCGCGATATTCGTGGTTTTGCACTCAAGTTTTATACCGAAGAAGGCAATTGGGACATGGTGGGTAACAACACGCCCGTATTTTTTATTCGCGATCCGCGCCAGTTTCCCGATTTGAACAAAGCAGTGAAGCGCGACCCGAAAACCAATCTGCGCAGCGCCACCCACAACTGGGATTACTGGACGCTGCTGCCGGAAGCCCTACATCAAATTACGATTGTGATGAGTGATCGCGGCATTCCCGCTAGCTATCGTCACATGCACGGTTTTGGTTCACACACTTACAGTTTCTGGAATGCAAAAAACGAACGGTTCTGGGTGAAATTTCATTTTAAAACGCAGCAGGGCATCAAAAACCTGAACGATGCGGAATCCGAAGCCATGATCGGCAAAGACCGTGAAAGTCATCAACGCGATTTGTATGAGGCGATTGCGCGCGGTAATTTTCCAAAGTGGACAATGTTCGTGCAGGTGATGCCAGAACAGGATGCGGAAAAAGTGCCTTATCACCCCTTCGATTTAACAAAAGTTTGGCCGCACGGTGATTACCCGCTGATCGAAGTGGGTGAGTTTGAACTGAATAAAAATCCAGAAAACTTTTTTGCCGATGTGGAGCAGAGCGCTTTCGCGCCGAGCAATTTAGTGCCGGGAATTGGTGTGAGCCCCGATCGCATGTTGCAGGCGCGTTTGTTTAATTATGCCGATGCACAGCGCTACCGCTTAGGCGTGAATCACCAACAGATTCCGGTGAATGCTGCGCGTTGCCCCGTGCATAGCAATCATCGCGATGGTACTGGGCGTGCCGATGGCAACTACGGCGGCACGCTGCACTACGAGCCGAACAGTTTTGGTCAGTGGCAGGCGCAAGCCGAGTTTGCCGAGCCGCCCTTAAAAATTAACGGCGATGCGCAGCACTGGAGTTTCCATAATGACGACAGCAATTATTTTGAGCAGCCGCGCAAACTGTTTCAGTTGATGAGCGCCGCACAAAAAGAAGTGTTGTTTGGCAACACCGCACGCGGCATGGGTGATGCAGCGGAGTTCGTGAAGTTTCGCCACATCCGCAACTGCCATGCTGCGGACCCTGCTTACGCGGCGGGCGTGGCGAAAGCCTTGGGTGTGGATTTACAAAAGCACTGGCTTCGCAAAAAGACGATCCGATGTATGGCAATCCTTTGGTCGCACTGCCGGTTTGAACAAAACCGGCGGGCAACTGCCGTACAATGA
- a CDS encoding peptidyl-prolyl cis-trans isomerase, producing the protein MNTMSSSSQRIDAVQIEEALQEEKRSFGQPAPCLLFVGETAISEADVAREMQFHPATKPEQSRTEAARALLVRELLRLECERLNLAVDTVLQENESQEEACIRVLLEREIKAQAPTQDDCLRYFEQNRERFRMPDQMRVHHILLSAAPDDAENRIRARTQAEQLLAELQQHPERFTDFALRYSACPSKEQGGDLGSLQRGQTTPEFDRQLFRLSEGLASFPLESRWGYHIVQVNAVSRGESLSFEMAQPQIAEYLELQGQQMEIQHYLSELQTRYGVRGWEHYDA; encoded by the coding sequence ATGAACACTATGTCCTCATCATCGCAGCGCATTGACGCTGTGCAAATTGAAGAAGCGCTGCAAGAAGAAAAACGCAGTTTTGGTCAACCTGCACCGTGTTTGTTGTTTGTGGGTGAAACAGCTATCAGCGAGGCGGATGTTGCGCGCGAAATGCAGTTTCATCCAGCAACAAAGCCGGAACAGTCGCGCACGGAAGCGGCGCGTGCTTTGCTAGTGCGCGAGTTACTGCGCTTGGAATGTGAACGCTTAAATCTTGCGGTAGACACTGTTTTGCAAGAAAACGAATCGCAAGAAGAGGCGTGTATTCGTGTGTTGCTGGAGCGTGAAATAAAAGCGCAAGCGCCTACGCAGGATGATTGCTTGCGTTATTTCGAGCAGAACCGCGAACGCTTTCGCATGCCGGATCAAATGCGCGTTCATCACATTCTGTTAAGTGCCGCGCCAGACGATGCCGAAAATCGTATCCGCGCCCGCACGCAAGCCGAGCAGTTGCTTGCGGAATTGCAGCAGCATCCAGAGCGCTTTACGGATTTTGCATTGCGTTACTCCGCGTGCCCGTCAAAAGAACAGGGCGGTGATTTGGGCAGCTTGCAGCGCGGGCAGACCACACCGGAGTTTGATCGCCAGTTATTTCGTTTGTCGGAAGGTTTGGCCTCTTTTCCCTTGGAATCGCGCTGGGGTTATCACATCGTGCAGGTGAACGCGGTGAGCAGGGGCGAGTCTTTGTCTTTTGAAATGGCGCAGCCACAGATTGCCGAATACTTGGAACTGCAAGGGCAGCAAATGGAAATCCAGCACTATTTGAGCGAATTGCAAACACGCTACGGCGTACGAGGATGGGAACACTACGATGCTTGA
- the narH gene encoding nitrate reductase subunit beta — MKVRAQIAMVLNLDKCIGCHTCSVTCKNVWTSREGVEYAWFNNVETKPGIGYPKEWENQDKWNGGWVRTAKGKLMPRTGGRWRLLSKIFANPDLPQIDDYYEPFTFDYQHLHTAPDSAHQPTARPRSLISGERMQKIEWGPNWEEILGGEFAKRSQDKNFDNVQKDIYGQFEKTFMMYLPRLCEHCLNPACVSACPSGAIYKREEDGIVLIDQDKCRGWRMCVSACPYKKIYYNWKSGKSEKCIFCYPRIEMGEPTVCSETCVGRIRYLGVMLYDADRIEQAAAVPAEKDLYQAHLDIFLDPHGPQVQAAARAEGVPESWLEAAKISPVYKMAIDWKLALPLHPEYRTLPMVWYVPPLSPIQAAAENGQIAMNGKLPDVHSLRIPVRYLANLLTAGDEAPVVRALERILAMRAWRRALNVDGVEDHAALQQVGLTAAQAEDMYRYLAIANYEDRFVIPTGHREYANDAFGERGGCGFSFGNGCHGDSAADLFGQRKTTGFVVQEYRPASQEAAP, encoded by the coding sequence ATGAAAGTGCGCGCACAAATTGCCATGGTGTTGAATCTCGATAAATGTATCGGCTGCCACACCTGCTCTGTTACTTGCAAAAATGTGTGGACTAGCCGTGAAGGCGTGGAATACGCGTGGTTTAACAATGTGGAAACCAAACCAGGGATTGGTTATCCAAAAGAATGGGAAAACCAAGACAAATGGAATGGCGGATGGGTGCGTACAGCCAAAGGCAAACTGATGCCGCGCACGGGTGGACGCTGGCGTTTGTTGTCCAAGATTTTTGCCAATCCTGATTTGCCGCAGATAGACGACTACTACGAACCGTTCACTTTTGATTATCAGCATTTACATACCGCGCCAGACAGCGCGCATCAACCTACCGCGCGTCCGCGCTCACTGATTAGTGGCGAGCGTATGCAAAAAATTGAGTGGGGACCAAACTGGGAAGAGATTCTTGGTGGAGAGTTCGCCAAGCGCAGCCAAGATAAAAACTTTGACAATGTGCAAAAAGATATTTATGGACAGTTTGAAAAAACTTTCATGATGTATTTGCCGCGCTTGTGTGAGCACTGCCTCAACCCTGCCTGCGTGTCAGCCTGCCCATCGGGTGCGATTTACAAACGCGAAGAAGACGGCATTGTGTTGATCGACCAAGACAAATGTCGCGGTTGGCGTATGTGTGTGTCGGCTTGCCCGTACAAAAAAATTTATTACAACTGGAAGAGTGGCAAATCTGAAAAATGTATTTTCTGCTATCCGCGTATTGAAATGGGCGAGCCGACCGTGTGTTCGGAAACTTGCGTGGGGCGCATACGCTATTTAGGTGTGATGCTGTATGACGCCGATCGCATTGAGCAGGCGGCAGCCGTGCCGGCAGAAAAAGATTTGTATCAAGCGCATTTGGATATTTTTCTCGATCCGCATGGCCCGCAAGTGCAAGCCGCTGCGCGTGCAGAAGGTGTTCCTGAAAGCTGGTTAGAGGCGGCAAAAATATCGCCGGTTTATAAAATGGCGATTGATTGGAAATTGGCGCTGCCGCTGCATCCTGAATACCGCACGCTGCCGATGGTGTGGTATGTGCCGCCGCTATCACCGATTCAAGCCGCCGCAGAAAACGGGCAAATCGCCATGAACGGCAAATTGCCGGATGTGCATTCGCTGCGCATACCTGTGCGCTATTTAGCGAATTTATTAACAGCGGGTGATGAAGCGCCGGTGGTGCGCGCATTGGAGCGTATTTTGGCGATGCGCGCTTGGCGGCGTGCATTGAATGTGGACGGTGTGGAAGACCATGCGGCGTTGCAGCAAGTGGGTTTAACCGCCGCCCAAGCAGAAGATATGTACCGCTATTTGGCGATTGCTAATTACGAAGACCGTTTTGTGATTCCAACGGGGCATCGCGAATACGCCAACGATGCGTTTGGTGAGCGTGGCGGCTGCGGTTTTTCTTTCGGCAATGGTTGTCACGGCGATAGCGCGGCAGATTTATTTGGTCAGCGCAAAACCACCGGCTTTGTGGTGCAAGAGTATCGCCCTGCGTCACAGGAGGCGGCGCCATGA
- the narI gene encoding respiratory nitrate reductase subunit gamma — MNAWNQFAFQIYPYITMAVFFIGSWVRYDKAMYTWRTGSSQMLSDKGMRLGSNLFHIGVLMVLGGHLVGLLTPHAVYEHVISTPHKQLLAMVVGGVFGAMCLVGLCILLWRRLTNPRIRATGSFADTLVLLLLLAQLLLGLSSIFISAQHLDGSEMLLMAEWAQHIVTLRWGAADYILGVHWIYKAHIVLGMTLFLVAPFTRLVHVWSIPVGYLWRPYQVVRRRQASIVNQPPRV, encoded by the coding sequence GTGAACGCATGGAACCAATTTGCTTTTCAGATTTATCCCTATATCACTATGGCCGTTTTTTTTATCGGCAGTTGGGTGCGCTATGACAAAGCCATGTACACCTGGCGCACTGGCTCCAGCCAGATGTTGTCGGACAAAGGTATGCGCCTGGGCAGTAATTTATTTCATATCGGTGTGTTGATGGTGTTAGGCGGGCATTTAGTGGGATTGCTTACGCCGCATGCGGTGTATGAGCATGTGATTTCTACGCCGCATAAACAATTATTGGCGATGGTGGTCGGCGGCGTGTTTGGTGCGATGTGTTTGGTTGGTCTGTGCATTTTGTTATGGCGGCGTTTAACCAATCCGCGCATTCGTGCAACGGGTTCTTTTGCCGATACGCTGGTGTTGCTCTTGCTGCTTGCTCAGTTACTGCTGGGCTTATCCAGTATTTTTATTTCTGCGCAACATTTGGATGGCAGTGAAATGTTGTTGATGGCGGAATGGGCGCAACACATTGTCACATTGCGCTGGGGTGCAGCCGATTATATTTTAGGTGTGCATTGGATTTACAAAGCACACATTGTGTTGGGTATGACGCTATTTTTAGTCGCGCCCTTCACGCGTTTGGTGCATGTGTGGAGTATTCCTGTCGGCTATTTGTGGCGGCCTTATCAAGTGGTGCGTCGTCGTCAGGCATCTATTGTTAATCAACCGCCGCGCGTGTGA
- a CDS encoding acetate/propionate family kinase, whose protein sequence is MSDAILVLNAGSSSIKFSLFAFSGAVESLSFLLGGQVQGLQSTPQFKAKDAAGKILAEKQWSESEPLGHDGAIAYLNAFLREHAAQYSIKAVGHRIVHGGAEFFAPIKMSHAVLDKLDDLIPLAPLHQPHNLKLVELLLESQPNLPQVACFDTAFHHTQTAVARAYALPPAITEKGVYRYGFHGLSYEYIASVLPQLAPEIAEKKVIVLHMGNGVSLCALQAGKSVATTMGFSALDGVPMSSRCGSLDPGVVLYLLDELKLSAKELADLLYKKSGFLGVSGVSSDMRELLESDLPAAQFAVDLFVYRVAREIGSLAAALGGLDALVFTAGIGEHSAIIREKICAACAWLGVEINAAANAEHALCISKVQSRASAWVIPTNEELMIAQHTVQCCLNEM, encoded by the coding sequence GTGAGTGATGCCATTCTGGTTTTGAATGCTGGATCTTCCAGCATTAAATTTTCACTGTTTGCTTTTTCTGGCGCGGTAGAGTCGCTGAGTTTTTTGTTGGGCGGGCAGGTGCAGGGTTTGCAGTCCACGCCGCAGTTCAAAGCCAAAGATGCCGCTGGAAAAATTCTTGCGGAAAAACAGTGGTCGGAAAGTGAGCCATTAGGTCACGACGGTGCCATCGCATATTTGAATGCTTTTTTGCGCGAGCATGCGGCGCAGTATTCCATTAAAGCGGTGGGGCATCGCATCGTGCACGGTGGCGCAGAATTTTTTGCGCCCATTAAAATGAGCCACGCGGTGTTGGATAAATTGGATGATTTGATCCCTTTAGCGCCGCTGCATCAACCGCACAATCTCAAGTTGGTGGAATTGTTGTTGGAAAGCCAGCCAAATTTGCCGCAAGTGGCGTGTTTTGATACCGCGTTCCATCACACGCAAACGGCTGTGGCGCGCGCCTACGCACTGCCGCCAGCTATCACTGAAAAAGGCGTGTATCGCTACGGTTTTCACGGTCTGTCTTACGAATACATTGCTTCAGTGTTGCCGCAGCTTGCACCAGAGATCGCCGAAAAAAAAGTGATCGTGCTGCACATGGGCAACGGCGTGAGTTTATGTGCGCTGCAGGCGGGAAAAAGTGTCGCTACCACCATGGGTTTTTCCGCGCTGGACGGCGTGCCGATGAGTTCGCGCTGCGGCAGTTTGGATCCGGGCGTGGTGCTGTATTTGCTAGATGAATTGAAACTGTCAGCGAAAGAGCTGGCCGATTTGTTGTACAAGAAATCGGGCTTTCTCGGTGTGTCGGGTGTGTCTAGCGATATGCGTGAGTTGTTGGAATCCGATTTGCCCGCTGCGCAATTTGCAGTGGATTTGTTCGTGTACCGCGTGGCGCGTGAAATTGGTTCGCTGGCGGCGGCGCTGGGCGGCTTGGACGCGCTGGTATTTACGGCTGGCATTGGTGAACACTCTGCAATTATTCGTGAAAAAATTTGCGCCGCGTGTGCGTGGTTGGGCGTGGAGATAAATGCAGCGGCCAATGCGGAACACGCCTTGTGTATCAGTAAAGTACAGAGTCGCGCTTCGGCATGGGTCATTCCTACGAATGAAGAATTGATGATCGCGCAGCACACTGTGCAATGTTGTCTGAATGAAATGTAA
- a CDS encoding NarK/NasA family nitrate transporter — translation MLDATPISPAQRQRALWLAIYALTVCVATWVIFAIVGLKLQGELALTNTQYGLLVAVPILTGSLSRLPLGIVAEIYGARRVMAVLMLVVAGFAFVLPVAKSYAVLLLLGLGLGLAGGAFAVGVVYVSAWFPPEKQGTALGLFGMGNVGTAVTSLAAPWLLASMDWQSVVGVYAKVMLASAVLFYLCTQPEPSPKKTAHTNWAGHLEPLRSFQVWSFSVYYFLVFGGFVALASWLPRFYIGVYEVDIRTAGLLAASFLIPATLFRSVGGYLSDRYGARRMMYISFSTCAVGLFFLSYPNTHYVVEGINGPIPFSIVPPMGVRAAVLAVMGMTMSLGMAAVFKHIPEYYPKHVGAVGGVVSMIGSLGGFVLPIAFGVMNDWVGIWTSCFMLMFFVAATNLLWMHFSILYMNRQRFPEIRKDKDLPELMRAALRRAKAESDAAEL, via the coding sequence ATGCTTGATGCAACGCCGATTTCGCCCGCGCAGCGCCAGCGCGCCCTGTGGCTCGCCATTTACGCCCTGACAGTGTGTGTTGCTACTTGGGTGATTTTTGCCATTGTGGGATTAAAGCTACAAGGTGAGCTTGCACTGACTAACACGCAGTACGGTCTGCTGGTAGCCGTGCCAATTCTGACCGGCTCACTCAGCCGTTTGCCCTTGGGTATCGTGGCTGAAATCTACGGCGCCCGCCGCGTGATGGCGGTATTGATGCTGGTGGTAGCAGGGTTCGCTTTCGTGCTGCCTGTGGCGAAATCCTACGCCGTGTTGTTGTTGCTCGGTCTGGGGTTGGGCTTGGCAGGCGGTGCATTTGCCGTGGGCGTGGTGTATGTCTCGGCGTGGTTTCCACCGGAGAAGCAGGGCACAGCGCTGGGCTTGTTCGGCATGGGCAATGTCGGCACGGCGGTCACCAGTTTGGCTGCACCTTGGTTGCTGGCATCGATGGACTGGCAATCGGTGGTTGGCGTGTACGCCAAGGTGATGTTGGCTTCGGCGGTGCTGTTTTATCTGTGTACGCAGCCGGAGCCATCACCCAAAAAAACAGCGCACACGAACTGGGCGGGGCATTTGGAACCACTGCGCAGTTTTCAGGTGTGGAGCTTTTCCGTGTACTACTTCTTGGTGTTCGGTGGTTTTGTTGCCTTGGCATCGTGGCTGCCGCGTTTTTATATTGGGGTGTATGAGGTGGACATTCGCACCGCTGGTTTGTTGGCGGCGAGCTTCCTGATTCCCGCCACCTTGTTTCGCTCCGTGGGCGGTTATTTGTCCGACCGTTACGGCGCGCGTCGCATGATGTATATCTCGTTTTCTACTTGCGCGGTGGGTCTGTTCTTTTTGTCCTACCCCAACACGCATTATGTGGTGGAAGGCATCAACGGCCCTATCCCGTTCAGCATCGTGCCGCCTATGGGCGTGCGTGCCGCCGTGCTCGCCGTGATGGGTATGACCATGTCGCTCGGCATGGCGGCGGTGTTCAAACACATCCCCGAGTATTACCCCAAGCATGTCGGTGCCGTGGGTGGTGTGGTGAGTATGATCGGCAGCTTAGGTGGTTTTGTGTTGCCGATTGCCTTTGGTGTGATGAACGATTGGGTGGGTATCTGGACCAGCTGCTTCATGCTGATGTTTTTTGTCGCCGCCACCAATTTGCTGTGGATGCACTTCTCGATTCTGTACATGAACCGTCAACGCTTCCCAGAAATTCGCAAAGACAAAGATTTGCCAGAGCTGATGCGTGCTGCATTGCGGCGTGCGAAAGCTGAGTCTGACGCGGCGGAACTCTAG
- the narJ gene encoding nitrate reductase molybdenum cofactor assembly chaperone produces MSVLKLIGVLLDYPQDELWQHGEELLLAVDDAGLPTARQKALTQFVRDLLTQDALDAQDNWLSLFDRGRAMSLLLFEHIHGESRDRGQAMVNLLEAYRKNGFELATRELPDYLPLVLEYLSHRPIAEVKDWLQNLQRIIALLAARAAERESPYALLLTLLVEMAEGRVNLSALRQQVQQEVRDDTPEVMDRLWEEEVVRFGVDTPACDSSTQTHRADEIKPLRFTNAQQVQP; encoded by the coding sequence ATGAGTGTGTTAAAGCTGATCGGTGTGTTGTTGGATTATCCGCAAGACGAATTGTGGCAACACGGTGAAGAATTGTTGCTAGCCGTTGACGATGCCGGTTTGCCTACCGCGCGGCAAAAAGCCTTGACGCAATTTGTGCGTGATTTATTGACGCAGGACGCGTTGGATGCGCAGGACAATTGGTTGTCTTTGTTCGATCGCGGGCGCGCCATGAGTTTGTTGTTGTTTGAACACATACACGGTGAATCGCGCGATCGCGGACAGGCGATGGTCAATTTGCTGGAAGCCTACCGCAAGAATGGTTTTGAATTGGCAACACGCGAACTGCCCGATTATTTGCCCTTGGTGTTGGAATATCTCAGCCATCGCCCAATAGCAGAAGTAAAAGATTGGTTGCAAAACTTGCAGCGCATCATTGCGTTACTGGCAGCGCGTGCAGCGGAGCGCGAGAGTCCGTATGCCTTGTTGCTAACACTGTTAGTGGAGATGGCCGAAGGTCGTGTGAATCTTTCAGCTTTGCGGCAACAAGTGCAGCAAGAAGTGCGCGACGACACGCCGGAAGTGATGGATCGTCTGTGGGAAGAAGAAGTGGTGCGCTTCGGTGTTGACACGCCCGCGTGCGACAGCAGTACACAGACGCATCGTGCTGACGAAATAAAACCTCTCCGATTCACCAACGCGCAGCAGGTGCAACCGTGA
- a CDS encoding phosphate acetyltransferase: MSGQREKYQQLIRLCQRLEPLATAVAHPCDEVSLQSVVEAAKLGLIAPFLVGPRAKITAAAQAAQLDISAFELIDAPHSHASAECAVSLVRAGKAQMLMKGSLHTDELMSAVVDKEKGLRTDRRVSHAFVMDVPSLDHPIIVTDGAINIFPTLKDKMHILQNAIDLAHSLGIKEPKAAILSAMETVNPDVPSTIEAAALCKMAERGQITGALLDGPLALDNAIDLQAAQIKKIHSPVAGKADILLVPDLEAGNMLAKSLTFMADAEAAGIVLGARVPIVLTSRADSLTSRLASCAVATLMVAEKRKALQAEHAA; this comes from the coding sequence ATGAGTGGGCAACGAGAAAAATATCAACAACTGATTCGCCTGTGCCAGCGTTTGGAACCGCTGGCCACAGCGGTGGCGCATCCCTGTGATGAAGTCTCGCTGCAAAGCGTGGTGGAGGCAGCCAAGCTGGGACTGATTGCTCCATTTTTGGTGGGTCCGCGCGCCAAAATTACAGCAGCAGCGCAAGCGGCGCAGTTGGATATCAGTGCGTTTGAGTTGATCGACGCGCCGCACAGCCATGCCTCTGCCGAGTGTGCAGTGAGTTTGGTGCGCGCAGGCAAGGCGCAAATGTTGATGAAGGGCAGTCTGCACACTGATGAATTGATGAGCGCGGTGGTGGATAAAGAAAAAGGTTTGCGCACCGATCGCCGCGTGAGTCACGCTTTTGTGATGGATGTGCCGAGTTTGGATCATCCGATTATCGTCACCGACGGCGCGATCAATATTTTTCCCACGCTAAAAGACAAAATGCATATTTTGCAAAACGCGATTGATCTCGCGCATTCGCTGGGCATCAAAGAACCGAAAGCGGCAATTTTGTCGGCGATGGAAACAGTGAATCCCGATGTGCCCTCCACCATCGAAGCGGCGGCGCTGTGCAAAATGGCGGAGCGCGGACAAATCACCGGCGCGTTATTGGATGGCCCCTTGGCTTTAGATAACGCGATTGATTTGCAAGCAGCACAAATCAAAAAAATTCATTCGCCTGTGGCGGGCAAGGCCGATATTTTGTTAGTGCCAGATTTAGAAGCGGGCAATATGTTGGCAAAAAGTTTGACCTTTATGGCGGATGCGGAAGCGGCGGGCATTGTGCTCGGCGCGCGCGTGCCCATTGTGTTGACCAGCCGTGCGGATTCGCTCACCTCGCGTCTCGCTTCTTGTGCGGTAGCGACTTTGATGGTGGCAGAGAAAAGGAAAGCATTGCAGGCGGAACACGCCGCGTGA